From Primulina tabacum isolate GXHZ01 chromosome 2, ASM2559414v2, whole genome shotgun sequence, one genomic window encodes:
- the LOC142537523 gene encoding uncharacterized protein LOC142537523, with translation MAVDRWVLLRRLKRAVNKIKIILNLNVNKWKLASMISNKRFSFNDRPGLRACIPDSGSISSRGIQRTISYPSDDDVDKRADAFIANFYKQLQIERQISLELRYCRDDSFESVASPQSRM, from the coding sequence ATGGCAGTCGACCGATGGGTTTTGCTTCGCAGGCTAAAAAGAGCAGTGAATAAGATCAAGATCATACTGAATCTCAACGTTAACAAATGGAAACTGGCGTCTATGATTAGCAATAAAAGGTTCAGCTTCAACGACAGACCAGGATTAAGGGCGTGTATTCCGGATTCAGGTTCGATATCCTCGAGAGGTATCCAAAGGACGATAAGTTATCCGTCGGACGATGATGTCGACAAAAGGGCTGATGCGTTCATTGCTAACTTCTATAAGCAACTTCAGATTGAAAGGCAAATCTCATTGGAGTTGAGGTATTGTAGGGATGATAGTTTTGAATCCGTGGCATCACCACAATCACGGATGTAG